The Cervus elaphus chromosome 22, mCerEla1.1, whole genome shotgun sequence genome has a window encoding:
- the LOC122680274 gene encoding olfactory receptor 6C1-like → MRNYTEIRKFILLGLSDDPQVQVVIFVFLLITYMLSITGNLTIITLTLLDAHLQTPMYFFLRSFSILEVSFTTVTIPKFLATIITGDKTISFNDCMAQLFFFILLGVTEFYLLAAMSYDRYIAICKPLHYMTIMNHRVCALLVLASWLASFLIIFPLLMLFIQLDYCKSNAINHFTCDYFPLLQLSCSNTKLLEVMGFSSAVFTLMFTLTLIILSYTYIIRTILRIPSTTQRIKAFSTCSSHMIVISISYGSCIFMYMNPSAKDRMSLSKGVAVLNTSVAPMLNPFIYTLRNLQVKRAFMDMVRKTLLFSRK, encoded by the coding sequence ATGAGAAACTACACAGAAATAAGAAAGTTTATCCTCCTGGGACTGTCAGATGACCCACAAGTTCAGGTTGTGATCTTTGTCTTTCTGCTCATCACCTACATGCTCAGCATCACTGGGAACCTGACCATTATCACCCTGACCCTGCTGGATGCCCACCTCCAGAcccccatgtatttcttcctcagGAGTTTCTCTATATTAGAGGTGTCATTCACGACTGTCACTATACCAAAGTTCCTGGCCACCATCATTACAGGAGATAAAACCATCTCTTTTAATGATTGTATGgctcagttattttttttcattctcttgggaGTCACTGAGTTTTACCTTCTGGCTGCCATGTCCTATGACCGTTACATTGCCATCTGCAAACCCCTGCATTACATGACCATCATGAATCATAGAGTCTGCGCCCTGCTGGTCTTGGCTTCTTGGCTGGCTTCATTCTTAATTATATTTCCATTACTCATGCTGTTCATACAGCTTGATTACTGTAAGTCCAATGCTATCAATCATTTTACTTGTGATTATTTCCCCTTATTACAACTTTCATGTTCAAATACCAAATTACTAGAGGTGATGGGCTTTTCTTCTGCTGTGTTTACCTTAATGTTCACTTTGACATTAATAATTCTGTCCTATACATATATAATCAGAACAATTTTGAGGATCCCTTCCACCACTCAGAGGATAAAGGCCTTTTCCACGTGTTCTTCCCACATGATTGTCATCTCCATCTCTTACGGCAGCTGCATTTTCATGTACATGAATCCATCAGCAAAGGACAGGATGTCTTTGAGCAAGGGGGTGGCTGTGCTAAACACCTCCGTAGCCCCCATGCTAAACCCCTTTATTTATACCCTAAGGAATCTACAAGTCAAGAGAGCCTTCATGGACATGGTCAGGAAGACTCTACTTttctcaaggaaatga